The Microbacterium horticulturae genome has a window encoding:
- the putP gene encoding sodium/proline symporter PutP: MSPQTYFIFALIAYFAAMIAIGVFATLRTKNHEDYMLGGRSLPPAVAALSAGASDMSGWLVMGLPGALYATGLIEAWLAIGLTIGAYLNWLFVAPRLRAYTEVSKNSITVPSFLENRTRDNSHVLRIVAGLVILVFFTLYVSSGMVAGGKFFQSSFGGDYTVGMLLVAGVTLAYTLFGGFLGATYTDFVQGLMIFAALLIVPVLAIVSIGDLSEIAEGITTVAPENLNWFGSGMSGATIIAILSSLAWGLGYFGQPHIIVRFMALRRAGDAKVARRIGMGWMILSLMGAVLTGLIGIAWFDINGLELPDPETVMLVMAQNLMHPFVAGLVLAAVLAAIMSTISSQLIVSSSALVEDIARLVFKKTVSEKALVWLGRSGVLVVAVIAILIALDSNASVLELVGFAWAGFGSAFGPLILLSLFWRKLTNVGAIVGMVAGAATAWVWGQYLSGGIFDLYEIIPGFLINPLLAYVVSRATHKAGSADDREVQKEFSETQSIIIDEVKQGARV; encoded by the coding sequence ATGAGTCCGCAGACGTACTTCATCTTTGCCCTGATCGCCTACTTTGCCGCGATGATCGCCATCGGTGTCTTCGCAACGCTGCGAACGAAGAACCACGAAGACTACATGCTCGGTGGCAGGAGCCTGCCGCCGGCGGTCGCAGCGCTCAGCGCGGGCGCCAGCGACATGTCGGGTTGGCTCGTGATGGGCCTGCCCGGAGCCCTCTACGCCACCGGCCTGATCGAGGCGTGGCTCGCCATCGGGCTGACGATCGGCGCCTACCTGAACTGGCTCTTCGTCGCGCCGCGTCTGCGTGCGTACACCGAGGTGTCGAAGAACTCGATCACAGTCCCGAGCTTCCTGGAGAATCGCACGAGGGACAATTCCCACGTGCTCCGCATCGTCGCGGGGCTCGTCATCCTCGTGTTCTTCACGCTCTACGTCTCCAGCGGCATGGTCGCGGGCGGCAAGTTCTTCCAGAGTTCCTTCGGCGGCGACTACACCGTCGGCATGCTTCTGGTCGCCGGTGTGACGCTCGCGTACACGCTCTTCGGCGGATTTCTCGGAGCGACGTACACCGACTTCGTGCAAGGTCTCATGATATTCGCCGCGCTGCTGATCGTGCCCGTGCTCGCGATCGTATCGATCGGCGACCTCAGCGAGATCGCCGAAGGCATCACCACCGTCGCACCCGAGAACCTCAACTGGTTCGGCAGCGGGATGTCCGGCGCGACGATCATCGCGATCCTGTCGTCGCTCGCGTGGGGACTCGGCTACTTCGGTCAGCCGCACATCATCGTGCGCTTCATGGCGCTGCGCCGCGCGGGCGACGCCAAGGTCGCGCGCCGGATCGGGATGGGCTGGATGATCCTCTCGCTGATGGGTGCCGTGCTGACCGGTCTGATCGGTATCGCGTGGTTCGACATCAACGGGCTCGAGCTTCCCGATCCCGAGACCGTCATGCTCGTGATGGCGCAGAACCTGATGCACCCGTTCGTCGCCGGTCTCGTGCTCGCGGCCGTGCTCGCGGCGATCATGTCGACGATCTCAAGTCAGCTCATCGTGTCTTCGTCGGCGCTCGTCGAAGACATCGCGCGGCTCGTGTTCAAGAAGACCGTCAGCGAGAAGGCGCTGGTCTGGCTCGGTCGCAGCGGCGTGCTCGTCGTCGCGGTCATCGCGATTCTCATCGCGTTGGACTCGAACGCGAGTGTGCTCGAGCTGGTCGGATTCGCCTGGGCGGGCTTCGGGTCCGCGTTCGGTCCGTTGATCCTGCTCTCGCTCTTCTGGCGGAAGCTCACCAACGTCGGAGCGATCGTCGGCATGGTCGCGGGTGCGGCGACGGCGTGGGTGTGGGGACAATACCTGTCGGGCGGCATCTTCGACCTCTATGAGATCATTCCGGGCTTCCTCATCAACCCCCTCCTGGCTTACGTCGTCAGCCGGGCCACCCACAAGGCGGGCAGCGCCGACGACCGCGAGGTGCAGAAGGAATTTTCTGAAACCCAGTCGATCATCATCGATGAGGTCAAGCAGGGCGCGAGAGTCTGA
- a CDS encoding HAD-IC family P-type ATPase — translation MAGGGLNPGGPAGLRGGLTSAEVIRRRAQHGFNEVPEKRTGPVLGTLKRMWDPVSWLLEAAIIFELVLGKTLQAVFVLALLVFSAVTGQVQATRAAQAIGYLHKHLQVSARTCRDGVWAVLPARELVPGDVVYVGAGDIVPADVHIDEGAVSVNESALTGESADVTKGVDDALSQAATISHGAAIGTVTATGASSSYGKTAELVRRAEPPGRLQKLLFTIVRYLALLDVALAIILLIAAMIRGESWLDLLPFLVILFIATIPISMPSSFTVANSLEARTLAGRGALVVGLSGIQEAAAMDVLLIDKTGTLTRNRPEISRLAGFDDATEADVLRLAIAATDADAPDAISAAITRTAGQDAALRPLDRLSFTGFDPVAKLSRATITGDDGAQAAVALGSPAVLAGLATTPADFAGQADALAATGARVLAVATGPTEDALRARGLIALADSPRADAAGVLRQVRERGVRVIMITGDSVRTAQAIAADVGMGERIGTRQDALTRPSDFDVLAELYPDDKHAVVVALQTAGHVVGMTGDGINDAPALKQADVGIAVAEATDVAKAAARIVLTSEGLGGVPDVIDSGHRVYRRMMTWTITKLARTAELAALLTFGFILAGFFPVSLGLIVLIVILNDLVTLTLGTDRAGASSSPERWDMPRLTRAAAIFAVGWVVVGLALLWYFQAAQDLDPGQISSLMFAYLIYSAMVTILMTRTRNTFWWSAPSRWVGGVIAGNILVTTLLVLFGVLTAPVSWLSLLLVALVTLAVMLILDRIKVLVYRRSGLLDAQ, via the coding sequence ATGGCCGGCGGAGGTCTCAACCCGGGCGGGCCGGCCGGCCTTCGCGGCGGGCTGACGTCCGCGGAAGTCATACGCAGGCGTGCCCAGCACGGCTTCAACGAGGTCCCGGAGAAGCGCACGGGTCCGGTGCTCGGCACGCTGAAGCGGATGTGGGACCCGGTGTCGTGGTTGCTCGAAGCGGCGATCATCTTCGAGCTGGTACTGGGCAAGACCCTCCAAGCGGTCTTCGTGCTCGCATTGCTCGTGTTCTCCGCCGTCACCGGGCAGGTGCAGGCGACCCGGGCGGCACAGGCGATCGGCTACCTGCACAAGCACCTGCAGGTCTCTGCCCGCACCTGTCGGGACGGAGTCTGGGCGGTCCTGCCCGCCCGCGAGCTGGTACCCGGCGATGTCGTCTACGTGGGCGCAGGCGACATCGTTCCCGCGGACGTGCACATCGACGAGGGCGCGGTCAGCGTGAACGAATCCGCACTGACCGGCGAGTCGGCCGACGTCACCAAGGGCGTCGACGACGCGCTGTCACAGGCGGCGACGATCAGCCACGGGGCCGCGATCGGCACTGTGACCGCGACAGGTGCATCCAGTTCGTACGGGAAAACCGCCGAGCTCGTACGCCGGGCCGAGCCTCCCGGCCGGCTGCAGAAGCTGCTGTTCACGATCGTGCGCTACCTCGCGCTGCTGGACGTCGCGCTCGCGATCATCCTCCTCATCGCAGCCATGATCCGGGGTGAGTCGTGGCTGGACCTCTTGCCGTTCCTGGTGATCCTTTTCATCGCCACGATTCCCATCTCCATGCCGTCCAGCTTCACCGTCGCGAACTCGCTCGAGGCCCGCACGCTCGCCGGCCGGGGCGCGCTGGTGGTGGGGCTGTCCGGCATTCAGGAGGCGGCTGCGATGGACGTGCTCCTGATCGACAAGACCGGCACCCTCACCCGCAACCGACCCGAAATCTCCCGGCTGGCAGGGTTCGACGACGCGACCGAAGCCGACGTGCTGCGCCTGGCCATCGCGGCCACCGACGCGGACGCGCCCGACGCGATCAGCGCCGCCATCACCCGCACCGCCGGGCAGGACGCCGCTCTCCGGCCGCTGGACCGGCTCTCGTTCACCGGCTTCGATCCGGTGGCGAAGCTGTCGAGAGCAACCATCACCGGCGACGACGGTGCACAGGCGGCTGTAGCACTGGGCTCTCCAGCCGTCCTCGCCGGCCTGGCCACCACGCCGGCAGATTTCGCCGGGCAGGCCGACGCACTGGCCGCGACCGGCGCACGGGTCCTCGCGGTCGCTACCGGCCCGACGGAGGATGCGTTGCGCGCGCGGGGGCTGATCGCCCTGGCCGACTCGCCGCGCGCAGACGCCGCCGGAGTGCTGAGGCAGGTGCGCGAGCGCGGTGTGCGGGTGATCATGATCACCGGCGACAGCGTGCGCACTGCGCAAGCGATCGCCGCCGACGTCGGCATGGGCGAACGGATCGGGACCCGGCAGGACGCCCTCACCCGCCCGAGCGACTTCGATGTGCTGGCCGAGCTCTACCCGGATGACAAGCACGCCGTCGTCGTGGCGCTGCAGACCGCTGGGCACGTCGTCGGGATGACCGGCGACGGAATCAATGACGCCCCGGCTCTGAAACAAGCAGACGTCGGGATCGCGGTCGCGGAGGCGACAGACGTCGCCAAGGCGGCGGCCCGCATCGTGCTCACCAGCGAGGGCCTGGGCGGCGTACCAGACGTCATCGACAGCGGGCACCGTGTCTATCGGCGGATGATGACGTGGACGATCACCAAGCTCGCCCGGACTGCCGAACTGGCCGCGCTGCTGACGTTCGGCTTCATCTTGGCCGGGTTCTTCCCTGTCTCCCTCGGCCTCATCGTTCTCATAGTGATCCTCAACGACCTGGTGACCCTCACCCTGGGCACGGATCGGGCCGGAGCCTCGAGCAGCCCAGAGCGGTGGGACATGCCCCGGCTGACCCGCGCTGCGGCGATCTTCGCCGTCGGCTGGGTCGTCGTCGGGCTCGCCCTGCTCTGGTACTTCCAGGCTGCGCAAGACCTCGACCCCGGTCAGATCAGCTCGCTGATGTTCGCGTACCTGATCTACTCGGCCATGGTCACGATCCTGATGACCCGCACTCGCAATACCTTCTGGTGGTCCGCGCCGAGCCGGTGGGTCGGCGGCGTCATTGCCGGCAACATCCTCGTGACGACGCTGTTGGTGCTCTTCGGGGTACTCACCGCCCCCGTCTCCTGGCTCTCATTGCTTCTCGTGGCACTTGTCACGCTCGCGGTGATGCTCATCCTCGACAGGATCAAGGTGCTCGTCTACCGCCGGAGCGGCCTCCTTGACGCTCAGTAG
- a CDS encoding histidine phosphatase family protein: MTATVYLVRHGRTTLNAQDRLRGLSDPPLDDVGVAQAEAVAAVLATADVATVYSSPLQRAVRTAQTIAARFDLSARPDPRFNDRDYGPWTGHERRAVIEEFGSVDAAPGVEATADVVARVRPALDSVLQDDRAVVIVSHDAVIKPLIAGFTDGEEPVIPTGSWSELHWDHGGWRVIVAGRVPMPIAP, translated from the coding sequence ATGACCGCCACGGTGTACCTCGTCCGGCACGGACGGACCACGCTGAACGCCCAGGACCGGCTGCGCGGACTGTCCGACCCTCCGCTGGACGATGTGGGCGTCGCGCAGGCCGAAGCAGTGGCCGCGGTGCTCGCTACGGCCGACGTCGCGACGGTCTACTCGAGTCCCCTGCAGCGGGCCGTGCGCACCGCACAGACGATAGCCGCACGGTTCGATCTCTCCGCCCGTCCGGACCCGCGGTTCAACGACCGCGATTACGGACCGTGGACCGGCCACGAGCGCCGTGCCGTGATCGAGGAGTTCGGATCTGTGGATGCCGCACCGGGCGTCGAGGCCACGGCGGACGTGGTCGCGCGCGTCCGTCCCGCACTTGACTCCGTGCTCCAGGATGATCGCGCAGTCGTCATCGTGTCCCACGACGCGGTCATCAAGCCTCTCATCGCCGGCTTCACCGATGGTGAGGAACCCGTCATCCCCACCGGATCATGGTCCGAGTTGCACTGGGACCACGGCGGTTGGCGCGTCATCGTCGCAGGCCGCGTCCCCATGCCCATCGCACCATGA
- the eno gene encoding phosphopyruvate hydratase, whose protein sequence is MPDDSKVTVSAVAARHILDSRGYPTVAVRLTLGDGTTVDASAPAGASTGEFEAVELRDGGDAFSGRGVHKAVASVTGELAEVLTSRPWATLHDLDAAMIDLDGTENLARLGANAVVAVSIAATRAFAHVAGTSVHAWLSRLTGSAERLPVPHFNVLNGGAHAANPLDFQEFMVAPVGAASEDEAVRMGAEIYHALAARVKQSFGTAGLGDEGGFAPDLANPHEALDLLVAAIGDTGLTAAVDQVAIAIDPAANGFSQGEGRYRIDGTVLDRGQLVEYYERLLDAYPLRSVEDGFAEDDYEGWRLMFDATCHRVQLVGDDLYVTDARRIEEGALRGWSNAVLIKPNQIGTVTGTLDAIAVARERNMRCMVSHRSGETTDDFIADLAVGTGVGQIKSGAPARGERVAKYNRLTEIEADCPGIPYGLTEGTAR, encoded by the coding sequence ATGCCCGATGACAGCAAGGTGACGGTCAGTGCCGTCGCCGCGCGCCACATCCTCGACTCGCGCGGATACCCCACGGTCGCCGTGCGCCTGACACTCGGCGACGGGACGACCGTGGACGCGTCTGCGCCGGCCGGGGCCTCGACCGGTGAGTTCGAAGCGGTGGAGCTCCGTGACGGCGGGGACGCATTCTCCGGACGCGGCGTGCACAAAGCCGTGGCATCCGTCACCGGAGAACTCGCTGAAGTGCTGACTTCGCGCCCTTGGGCCACTCTGCACGACCTCGACGCGGCAATGATCGATCTGGACGGCACCGAGAATCTTGCGCGGCTGGGCGCGAACGCCGTCGTCGCCGTCTCGATCGCCGCCACACGGGCCTTCGCCCACGTTGCCGGCACGAGCGTGCACGCGTGGCTGTCCCGACTGACCGGCAGCGCCGAGCGACTGCCGGTCCCCCACTTCAACGTGCTCAACGGCGGCGCGCATGCGGCGAACCCGCTGGACTTCCAGGAGTTCATGGTCGCTCCGGTCGGGGCCGCCAGCGAAGACGAGGCGGTGCGCATGGGCGCCGAGATCTACCACGCCCTCGCCGCCCGTGTGAAGCAGAGCTTCGGCACCGCGGGACTCGGCGACGAGGGCGGCTTCGCTCCCGACCTGGCAAACCCGCACGAGGCCCTCGATCTGCTCGTCGCAGCCATCGGCGACACGGGGCTGACCGCGGCCGTCGATCAGGTGGCGATCGCCATCGACCCCGCCGCGAACGGCTTCTCCCAGGGCGAAGGCCGATATCGCATCGACGGCACTGTGCTCGACCGCGGGCAGCTGGTCGAGTACTACGAGAGACTGCTCGATGCCTACCCCTTGCGCAGCGTCGAAGACGGGTTCGCGGAGGATGACTATGAAGGGTGGCGGCTCATGTTCGATGCGACCTGCCACCGCGTACAGCTCGTCGGCGACGACCTGTACGTCACCGACGCGCGCCGCATCGAAGAGGGCGCGCTTCGTGGCTGGTCCAACGCGGTGCTCATCAAGCCGAACCAGATCGGAACCGTCACGGGTACGCTCGACGCCATTGCCGTCGCCCGCGAACGCAACATGCGATGCATGGTGTCGCACCGTTCGGGAGAGACCACCGATGATTTCATCGCCGACCTGGCCGTGGGCACCGGCGTCGGCCAGATCAAGTCCGGCGCCCCCGCGCGTGGTGAGCGCGTGGCGAAGTACAACCGCCTCACCGAGATCGAAGCCGACTGCCCCGGCATCCCGTACGGACTCACGGAAGGAACAGCACGATGA
- a CDS encoding MutS-related protein, with protein MKVRLLDPDWDFDPDAEEPDTGDDLRRDLELDFLWDAMGAGDGFLRAVARAATLRPATSPETVAYRQDALRDVLQNPDAVAGLYAVAMDALAVRRGILMMPVRGRPEITLSHSVRMLVQLADRLDTLRTLCAEVTDAFRSAAFRELFAIVARELDDAYMQRMRGQLTELEFGPGMLMSARVGGDGQVTRQILRRGKRANQGFFDRTPLRKPRFAFTIPERDEAGFNALADLRARSVADVSAAVHESTEHVLDFFRQLRIELAFYQGVANLRAALEDLGVPACIPEVTDQPGCAATALCDPCLALRAGTAPVGNDLSLNDGGLLVITGANHGGKSTFLRALGTAQLMAQSGGIVAASHFSCPTAGQVLTHGTREEDTELRHGKLDEELDRMSGLIDRIRPGDLLLCNESFASTNEAEGSQIALDVTSALVKAGVRVRYVTHMYDFAHAVQGAGLGAEFLRAPRDATGTRSYRLEAGAPLATSYGVDLYDRVFGTRLAQAGDGGGRDDPHTEGDTNAR; from the coding sequence ATGAAGGTCAGGCTGCTCGACCCAGATTGGGACTTCGACCCTGACGCCGAGGAACCCGACACGGGGGATGACCTGCGCCGCGACCTCGAACTCGACTTCCTCTGGGACGCGATGGGCGCCGGCGATGGATTCCTGCGCGCGGTGGCACGCGCCGCGACCCTGCGACCGGCGACCAGCCCCGAAACAGTCGCGTACCGGCAGGATGCCCTGCGCGACGTTCTCCAGAACCCGGATGCCGTCGCCGGCCTGTACGCGGTGGCGATGGACGCGCTGGCGGTGCGCCGCGGCATCCTGATGATGCCCGTGCGCGGGCGCCCGGAGATCACGCTCTCCCACTCCGTGCGGATGCTCGTCCAGCTCGCCGACCGCCTCGACACGCTCCGCACCCTGTGCGCCGAGGTCACCGACGCGTTCCGATCCGCAGCATTCCGGGAACTTTTCGCGATCGTCGCCCGCGAACTCGACGACGCCTATATGCAGCGGATGCGGGGTCAGCTCACAGAGCTCGAGTTCGGCCCAGGCATGCTCATGAGCGCCCGTGTCGGAGGTGACGGTCAGGTGACCCGGCAGATCCTTCGGCGCGGCAAACGCGCCAATCAGGGGTTCTTCGACCGCACTCCCCTGCGCAAGCCCCGGTTCGCGTTCACGATCCCCGAACGCGACGAAGCCGGCTTCAACGCCCTCGCCGACCTGCGCGCCCGCAGCGTCGCCGATGTCTCCGCCGCCGTGCACGAATCCACCGAGCATGTGCTCGACTTCTTCCGCCAGCTGCGCATCGAGCTCGCCTTCTACCAGGGCGTCGCCAACCTGCGCGCCGCACTCGAAGACCTCGGCGTGCCCGCCTGCATCCCCGAGGTCACCGACCAACCCGGCTGCGCCGCGACCGCGCTGTGCGACCCCTGTCTCGCCCTGCGCGCGGGCACCGCCCCGGTCGGAAACGACCTCTCCCTCAACGACGGAGGGCTGCTCGTCATCACCGGCGCCAACCACGGCGGCAAATCCACGTTCCTCCGGGCGCTGGGCACCGCACAGCTGATGGCGCAATCGGGAGGGATCGTCGCGGCATCCCACTTCTCATGCCCGACTGCCGGTCAGGTGCTCACCCACGGGACCCGTGAGGAGGACACCGAACTGCGACACGGAAAGCTCGACGAAGAACTCGATCGGATGAGCGGGCTCATCGACCGCATCCGACCCGGCGATCTGCTCCTGTGCAATGAATCCTTCGCGTCCACCAACGAGGCCGAAGGATCCCAGATCGCCCTCGACGTGACATCCGCCCTCGTCAAGGCCGGCGTGCGCGTGCGGTACGTCACCCACATGTACGACTTCGCCCACGCCGTCCAGGGCGCCGGACTCGGCGCCGAGTTCCTGCGTGCCCCGCGCGACGCCACGGGGACCCGCAGCTACCGGCTCGAGGCGGGCGCCCCGCTCGCCACGAGCTACGGCGTCGACCTGTACGACCGCGTCTTCGGCACGAGGCTCGCGCAGGCCGGCGACGGAGGCGGACGCGACGATCCCCACACAGAAGGAGACACCAATGCCCGATGA
- a CDS encoding MutS-related protein, producing the protein MPVISPGASRTDTVFRSVLTPGDRRLARERRTSDAALHDLALDQVLDRLIKRAPAAADAFRTLCADEAEVSYRQEVFAALDDDPLRNGVKAFLQEMDRSDVADAGAAHAHYPFEGELWRLEAVRRYVGAVTGLVDCLSGSASAAGSVALTGLADHLAAYRASAEFAQLEREAQGCRDELDALDYNVLIRGGKVIVAPTDGEDDLREAVLDTFARFRSGDPEFAAETFRDPGLDHVQAWVLEKAALVHPGPFERLRRFTASTESYRDEIVQQFAAEVWFYLAWLEHIAPLQAAGLPFCSPTVSAGTKELDARDTFDVALATRLAADGEPVVRNDIRLTAGERVIIVSGPNQGGKSTTARAFGQLHHLAGIGCPVPGRQVRVFLCDRVLTAFEREEQLDELEGRLGAEIQRMHELLTQATGNCVLVLNEVFSSTALQDARILTRDVLHRILDVDAIAICVTFIDELSRLDERTVSMVSTVDPHDAAVRTFRVERREADGRAYARALAARHGLTGPQITERMSARKGQER; encoded by the coding sequence GTGCCTGTCATTTCCCCCGGTGCTTCGCGCACCGACACGGTCTTTCGAAGCGTTCTCACGCCCGGCGATCGACGGCTTGCCCGAGAGCGCCGCACGTCTGACGCTGCGCTTCACGACCTCGCCCTTGACCAGGTGCTTGACCGGCTGATCAAGCGTGCTCCTGCTGCCGCAGATGCATTCCGCACCCTCTGCGCGGACGAGGCGGAAGTCTCTTATCGGCAGGAGGTCTTCGCGGCGCTCGATGACGATCCTCTTCGGAATGGCGTGAAGGCGTTCCTGCAGGAGATGGACCGTTCTGATGTGGCCGATGCCGGCGCGGCGCATGCCCACTACCCGTTCGAAGGCGAGTTGTGGCGGCTGGAGGCGGTGCGGCGCTACGTGGGTGCCGTCACCGGCCTCGTCGACTGCCTGTCCGGGAGCGCGTCAGCGGCCGGCTCGGTGGCGTTGACGGGACTGGCCGACCATCTTGCCGCTTACCGCGCCTCGGCGGAGTTCGCCCAGCTGGAGCGGGAGGCGCAGGGATGCCGCGATGAGCTCGACGCGCTGGACTACAACGTGCTGATCCGCGGCGGCAAGGTGATCGTCGCCCCCACCGACGGTGAGGACGATCTCCGCGAGGCAGTGCTCGACACGTTCGCGCGGTTCCGCTCGGGCGACCCCGAGTTCGCCGCTGAGACGTTCCGCGACCCGGGGCTGGATCACGTACAGGCGTGGGTGCTGGAGAAGGCCGCCCTCGTGCATCCGGGCCCGTTCGAACGGCTGCGGCGGTTCACGGCGAGCACGGAGAGCTACCGGGACGAGATCGTGCAGCAGTTCGCCGCCGAAGTCTGGTTCTACCTGGCCTGGCTCGAGCACATCGCTCCGCTGCAGGCGGCCGGTCTTCCGTTCTGCTCCCCCACGGTCTCGGCCGGAACCAAGGAGCTGGATGCCCGCGACACCTTCGACGTCGCCCTGGCCACGCGTCTGGCCGCCGACGGCGAGCCGGTGGTGCGCAACGACATCCGCCTGACTGCCGGCGAGCGGGTCATCATCGTCTCCGGTCCGAATCAGGGCGGCAAGTCGACGACCGCCCGGGCGTTCGGACAGCTTCACCATCTGGCCGGAATCGGGTGCCCCGTCCCGGGACGGCAGGTGCGGGTGTTCCTGTGCGACCGTGTGCTCACCGCATTCGAACGCGAGGAGCAGCTGGACGAGTTGGAGGGACGCCTGGGCGCTGAAATCCAGCGAATGCATGAGCTCCTCACACAGGCAACCGGGAACTGTGTACTGGTGCTGAACGAGGTGTTCTCCTCGACCGCGCTGCAGGATGCCCGCATCCTCACCCGCGACGTGCTGCACCGCATCCTCGATGTGGACGCTATCGCGATCTGCGTCACATTCATCGACGAACTGTCCCGGCTAGACGAGCGCACGGTTTCGATGGTCAGCACCGTCGACCCGCACGACGCAGCCGTCCGCACCTTCCGTGTCGAACGGCGAGAAGCCGACGGCCGCGCATACGCGCGCGCCCTGGCAGCCCGGCACGGGTTGACCGGCCCGCAGATCACCGAACGGATGAGCGCGCGGAAGGGGCAGGAGCGATGA
- a CDS encoding acyltransferase family protein: MSGSSRLSSLDGLRGAAALIVVVHHCFLVSPAFAAAYYGGETGDSPLRLALIYSPLHLLWGGAEAVVVFFVLSGFVLARGIRSSSFDWFAYFPSRVLRLYVPVAGAVVLGFVLLLVPHAGGPDSPWLQRDASDYDLGSMLQDLTLVGGTSGVVSPLWSLRWEVIFSLLLPVIAYAARVIPAWLFGVLCIVLSAVGAGQESAAMQYLPIFGVGVALEGEWGRIERLIGGLSRWGRTVLWGGMLPLAVVLLSMRWLLPPSLDHSVLVAAAQAPIVLGAALLVVMAAQWAPLSSLLSWRPIGWLGTISFSLYLVHEPFVLLMASATGASRWTLLTAVPLALVAAWLFWRVVERPAHKLSRGVRERAREKKTVMVENPPAVVPERERELIRM; this comes from the coding sequence ATGTCAGGTTCCTCACGACTTTCCTCGCTGGACGGACTGCGCGGCGCTGCGGCGCTCATCGTGGTGGTTCACCACTGCTTCCTGGTCTCGCCCGCGTTCGCCGCGGCCTACTACGGCGGCGAGACCGGTGACTCGCCGTTGCGCCTGGCATTGATCTACAGCCCGCTGCACCTGCTGTGGGGCGGCGCCGAGGCTGTGGTCGTCTTCTTCGTGCTCTCGGGCTTCGTGCTGGCCCGCGGCATCCGGTCGTCGTCGTTCGACTGGTTCGCGTACTTTCCGTCGCGCGTGCTGCGGCTGTATGTGCCGGTCGCCGGTGCCGTGGTCCTCGGGTTCGTCCTCCTGCTGGTGCCGCATGCGGGCGGTCCTGACAGCCCGTGGCTGCAGCGCGATGCCTCGGACTACGACCTCGGGAGCATGCTGCAGGATCTGACGCTCGTCGGCGGCACGAGCGGCGTCGTCTCGCCGCTGTGGTCCCTGCGCTGGGAAGTGATCTTCTCGCTGCTGCTGCCGGTCATCGCCTACGCGGCACGGGTGATCCCCGCGTGGCTGTTCGGCGTGCTGTGCATCGTCCTGTCGGCGGTGGGTGCCGGGCAGGAGAGCGCAGCGATGCAGTACCTGCCGATCTTCGGGGTCGGTGTGGCGCTCGAAGGGGAGTGGGGGCGCATCGAACGACTGATCGGCGGACTGTCGCGCTGGGGCCGCACTGTGTTGTGGGGCGGGATGCTGCCGCTCGCCGTCGTCCTGCTCAGCATGCGGTGGCTGCTGCCGCCGTCGCTCGACCATTCCGTGCTCGTCGCGGCCGCGCAGGCGCCGATCGTGCTGGGCGCCGCGCTGCTGGTGGTGATGGCGGCGCAGTGGGCGCCGCTGTCGAGCTTGCTCTCGTGGCGGCCGATCGGGTGGCTGGGAACTATCTCGTTCAGCCTGTACCTCGTCCATGAGCCGTTCGTGCTCCTGATGGCCAGTGCGACCGGGGCGTCGCGCTGGACGCTTCTGACGGCGGTGCCGCTCGCCCTCGTAGCGGCCTGGCTCTTCTGGCGGGTGGTGGAGCGACCCGCGCACAAGCTTTCGCGCGGCGTGCGCGAACGCGCCCGCGAGAAGAAGACCGTCATGGTCGAGAATCCGCCGGCCGTGGTTCCCGAGCGCGAGCGTGAGCTTATCCGCATGTGA
- a CDS encoding glycine cleavage system protein R yields the protein MAHLVLTVVGDDRAGLVQSLADVIAAHGGNWERSELAELAGAFAGIVLVEVPDDHRAALVEGLQGLDQLLHITPYTGSEPAVPPPGDHVTFTVLGNDRPGIVRDITQVLVGGGLTIDRFTSRTVDAPMSGGELFEATVSARARAGDAVTDAVAELEQLAGEIQVDLTLD from the coding sequence ATGGCCCACCTCGTGCTCACCGTGGTCGGAGATGACCGCGCCGGTCTCGTGCAGTCGCTCGCCGATGTGATCGCCGCGCACGGCGGCAACTGGGAACGCAGCGAACTCGCCGAGCTCGCCGGAGCGTTTGCGGGGATCGTGCTCGTCGAGGTGCCCGACGACCACCGTGCGGCCCTCGTCGAGGGGCTTCAGGGGCTTGATCAGCTGTTGCACATCACTCCGTACACGGGCAGCGAACCGGCGGTGCCGCCGCCAGGTGACCATGTCACCTTCACCGTGCTGGGTAACGACCGGCCGGGCATCGTGCGCGACATCACGCAGGTGCTCGTCGGCGGCGGACTGACCATCGATCGCTTCACGAGCAGAACGGTGGATGCCCCCATGTCGGGCGGTGAACTGTTCGAGGCGACGGTGAGCGCCCGTGCGCGCGCCGGCGATGCGGTCACCGACGCCGTCGCCGAGCTCGAGCAGCTGGCGGGCGAGATCCAGGTCGACCTCACCCTCGACTGA